A window of the Branchiostoma floridae strain S238N-H82 chromosome 12, Bfl_VNyyK, whole genome shotgun sequence genome harbors these coding sequences:
- the LOC118428096 gene encoding rhomboid-related protein 4-like, with translation MWPIRGGRHRRPGIALVLLAFQMAQAGFQNIPPVTLATLAANVAMFLRLFRGFRYPKLGEVCVSVVHVWYQGDWKRLIYAAFFHADEWHLYYNMASFMWKGITLERRMGSVRFLYVLAVFTVCTHSLLLGLNYSMDHFFHQSSYLADCAVGFSGVIFALKVLTTHYLPPGMTYVMGWFPVPRRIACWVELVVIQILIPRASFMGHLSGILVGLLYTSGPLKAIMDLPFGGRLQIQVGADIVTMTIMEQQNPDTPERPDNSPTPTMQLG, from the exons ATGTGGCCCATACGTGGTGGCCGCCACAGGCGTCCAGGAATCGCTCTGGTGCTTCTTGCTTTTCAG ATGGCACAAGCAGGATTTCAGAACATCCCACCCGTTACCTTGGCAACCCTCGCCGCAAACGTGGCCATGTTCCTCCGTCTGTTCCGCGGTTTCCGTTACCCCAAACTTGGGGAGGTGTGTGTGAGCGTGGTCCATGTGTGGTACCAAGGG GACTGGAAGAGGCTGATCTACGCTGCATTCTTCCACGCAGACGAGTGGCACCTCTACTACAACATGGCGTCCTTCATGTGGAAGGGCATCACATTAGAGCGGAGAATGGGCAGTGTACGGTTCCTGTACGTGCTGGCGGTGTTCACGGTCTGTACACACTCCCTCCTGCTGGGGCTGAACTACTCCATGGACCACTTCTTCCACCAGTCCTCCTACCTGGCTGACTGTGCTGTCGGATTCTCAG GTGTGATATTTGCGCTGAAAGTCCTGACCACACACTACCTCCCTCCGGGTATGACCTATGTCATGGGATGGTTTCCTGTTCCCCGCAGAATTGCATGCTGGGTGGAGCTGGTTGTCATACAG ATCCTGATCCCCCGAGCCTCGTTCATGGGTCACCTGTCGGGTATCCTGGTGGGACTGCTGTACACCAGCGGGCCTCTCAAGGCCATCATGGACCTGCCATTTGGAG GAAGGTTACaaatccag GTTGGAGCAGACATCGTTACCATGACGATTATGGAGCAGCAGAACCCAGACACACCCGAGCGACCAGACAACAGTCCTACACCTACCATGCAG CTTGGTTGA
- the LOC118426815 gene encoding uncharacterized protein LOC118426815 has protein sequence MYALRYALDAGKMPDCWNARHEISEGIAVCGLSPVEALGQVRAPTGQNPRQSSAPIPIKITASSASDQGVVSADQSLRTLARPDMPVPTKSSPISTLADLPRRLLLSKPSAPIPIKSSTSPESASIGSPRRTTSPVTVPSGSPRARRSPSPLSVPIGTSPRRTAREPLWSETEMLRFWAVIEPYIKQLISGEAPMPAHDMDLWDCERDSVENIEGCLLAVQDLICSGNYSKALAGIRAIRTYFEIPENSSRKALTLLREEDELEVFKQLFMKQDPVRKRLLDDSQRAHSF, from the exons ATGTATGCGTTGAGATACGCTTTGGATGCCGGCAAAATGCCGGATTGCTGGAACGCGCGTCACGAAATCAGCGAGGGAATCGCAGTGTGCGGCCTGTCTCCCGTCGAGGCATTAGGACAAGTCCGCGCGCCAACCGGACAAAACCCTCGGCAATCGTCGGCACCGATCCCGATCAAGATCACCGCGTCCTCGGCGTCAGACCAGGGCGTCGTCAGCGCAGACCAGTCCTTGCGGACGCTAGCGAGACCAGACATGCCCGTTCCGACGAAATCGTCGCCGATATCGACATTAGCGGACCTTCCGCGAAGACTACTACTTTCCAAACCGTCGGCGCCGATTCCGATCAAATCGTCGACGTCTCCCGAGTCGGCGTCTATCGGAAGTCCTCGACGGACGACGTCTCCAGTGACTGTCCCTAGCGGAAGTCCTCGCGCTCGACGGTCGCCGTCTCCTCTGTCGGTCCCCATCGGAACGAGTCCTCGGCGAACGGCGAGGGAGCCGCTATGGTCCGAGACAGAGATGCTGCGGTTCTGGGCCGTGATAGAACCTTACATAAAACAGCTCATATCGGGAGAGGCGCCAATGCCTGCACACGACATGGACCTGTGGGATTGTGAGCGGGACAGTGTAGAGAACATAGAAGGATGCCTGCTGGCCGTACAGGACCTGATCTGTAGCGGGAACTACAGCAAGGCGTTGGCAGGAATCAGGGCCATCAGAACGTACTTTGAAATACCCGAGAACTCGTCACGAAAGGCGCTGACGTTACTGAGGGAAGAAGACGAGTTGGAGGTTTTCAAACAACTCTTCATGAAACAGGACCCAGTCAG GAAGCGGCTTTTGGACGACAGCCAACGTGCTCACTCCTTCTAA
- the LOC118427740 gene encoding ileal sodium/bile acid cotransporter-like, which yields MESFTKTAADEAPGSSTAFSLPPVFTDSRAWATNTTGNNTASLPEENGGIPGIVMDVVVTFTVCLILVAMGCTLDLQAMLKYIKRPYGIGVGVMSQFVIMPLVAFLLCLAFQSQLDPARALSILVVGTCPGGHMSNLLVYWLDGDMNLSICMTTVSTALAMGLMPLCLWIYSKPFISASTVVVPYEKIVIALVTIIIPVSAGMFLKYKSPKWARRFLKIGGIFGIVIILSSAVLGGIAYQDMWTGPPALFLIAFIFPTIGYSFGYVIAWLFRMDATCRKTVCIETGTQNIGIALSILKLTFAPELASKIILFPMLYASFQGLEAMILVISFQIWKRKCKTVKEKEEKEVGDDTKDVNLLDDHKTTDEDMYEFVTTL from the exons ATGGAATCTTTTACCAAGACGGCTGCGGACGAAGCACCGGGAAGTTCTACAGCGTTCTCTCTGCCTCCAGTATTTACAGACAGTCGGGCTTGGGCTACGAACACTACCGGTAACAACACAGCCTCGCTTCCAGAGGAAAATGGCGGGATCCCCGGCATAGTGATGGACGTGGTGGTCACGTTTACCGTCTGTCTGATCCTAGTTGCCATGGGGTGCACTCTGGATTTGCAGGCCATGCTGAAGTATATCAAGAGGCCGTACGGGATAGGGGTGGGAGTCATGTCGCAGTTCGTCATCATGCCGCTAGTGGCGTTCTTGTTGTGCCTTGCCTTTCAG TCCCAGTTGGATCCTGCACGCGCCCTGTCCATCCTGGTGGTCGGAACCTGCCCGGGCGGCCACATGTCCAACCTGCTGGTGTACTGGCTGGACGGAGACATGAATCTCAG TATTTGTATGACGACTGTGTCCACCGCCCTGGCTATGGGGCTGATGCCGCTGTGCCTGTGGATCTACAGTAAACCCTTCATATCGGCCTCGACCGTCGTCGTACCTTACGAGAAGATCGTCATCGCTCTGGTCACCATCATCATTCCTGTCAGCGCGGGCATGTTTCTCAAGTACAAGTCACCGAAATGGGCCAGGCGGTTTCTCAAG ATTGGCGGCATATTCGGCATCGTCATCATCCTATCCAGCGCGGTGCTTGGTGGGATAGCCTACCAGGACATGTGGACCGGTCCTCCCGCCCTTTTTCTCATCGCCTTCATCTTCCCCACGATTGGCTACTCCTTTGGTTACGTCATCGCCTGGCTCTTCCGCATGGACGCCACCTGCCGCAAAACGGTGTGCATCGAGACGGGGACCCAGAACATCGGCATCGCCTTGTCTATTCTAAAGTTGACATTTGCTCCGGAACTAGCAAGTAAGATCATCCTCTTCCCCATGCTATACGCCAGTTTTCAGGGTCTAGAGGCCATGATACTGGTAATCTCCTTCCAGATCTGGAAAAGAAAGTGCAAAACGGTCaaggagaaggaagagaaagaggTGGGAGATGATACCAAGGATGTTAACCTACTTGACGATCATAAGACTACAGACGAAGATATGTACGAATTCGTTACTACTCTGTAA
- the LOC118427738 gene encoding uncharacterized protein LOC118427738, with protein MIFSKHGRTSKQKQSTFRTQGHTIDITKFYTYLGIDITPSGSFSRATKQLRLKALRASFKLKSLLASNHNPSISLALDLFHSLVKPILLYCAEVLGTNIQCRDLIFNGVQEYPAENIREGIYNILSPILGSNIQLLKVTRLGKKNDVTSPRPVLVRFKRYSDKLNILYQSELLSNQNILLTHPKFSYEVSDLEHVLLNYCKILLQVPRSSVNAAVRGELGTFPLYIEAQSQLIKYWLRLQNLPNDRIVKKAYDFAVEQEQDWAVHVQDILCRHGFQNVWLNPAVDAKHFGNVFKERLKDTFVSGWRQEIRNYSKLQTYSKFKTNFTLEKYLSSIQNKSFVANITKLRISAHCLEIEKGRYNNIPATQRRCPTCNHGIEDELHFLLLCPTYTEERQKLMDVINKTTNITLPKTSSETFNLLMSCPDAISLYIGQYISTAFQKRNRIDTNT; from the coding sequence atgattttctcaaaacatggCAGGACAAGTAAGCAAAAGCAATCAACTTTCCGAACACAAGGGCACACAATAGACATCACTAAATTTTATACTTACTTAGGCATAGATATCACCCCATCAGGGTCATTCTCACGGGCTACTAAACAGCTGCGACTAAAAGCTCTCAGGGCCTCCTTTAAACTCAAATCTTTACTAGCATCAAACCATAACCCATCAATTTCCCTTGCCCTTGATCTGTTCCATAGTTTAGTCAAACCTATATTACTTTACTGTGCTGAGGTACTAGGGACAAACATCCAATGTAGAGACTTGATCTTTAATGGAGTACAGGAATATCCTGCTGAAAATATACGGGAAGGAATTTATAACATCCTTTCTCCGATATTAGGTTCAAATATACAACTCCTAAAGGTTACACGATTAGGAAAGAAGAACGATGTGACATCGCCTCGTCCTGTTCTAGTCCGGTTTAAGAGATATAGTGACAAATTAAATATTCTATATCAATCGGAATTACTATcgaatcaaaatattttattgacACATCCCAAATTCTCATATGAAGTGTCTGATCTAGAGCATGTTCTTCtcaattactgtaaaatccTACTTCAAGTTCCCAGAAGTTCCGTTAATGCCGCCGTAAGGGGTGAACTCGGAACATTTCCATTATACATTGAAGCCCAATCTCAACTTATTAAATATTGGCTTAGACTACAAAACCTTCCAAACGATAGAATAGTTAAAAaagcttacgattttgctgttGAACAAGAACAGGACTGGgccgtacatgtacaagacatatTGTGCAGACacggtttccaaaatgtttggttaAACCCTGCAGTTGacgccaaacattttggaaacgtgTTCAAGGAACGTCTGAAAGACACGTTTGTTTCTGGCTGGAGGCAAGAGATAAGAAATTATAGCAAATTGCAAACCTATTCTAAATTCAAGACCAACTTCACTCTCGAAAAGTACCTTTCATCaattcaaaataaatcatttgttGCTAACATAACAAAATTGCGAATTAGTGCACATTGTTTGGAGATAGAAAAAGGTCGATATAATAATataccagccactcagagacgcTGTCCTACTTGCAATCATGGTATCGAAGACGAACTACACTTTCTATTATTATGTCCCACATATACTGAGGAAAGGCAGAAGCTTATGGACGTTATCAACAAgactacaaacataacattacctAAGACAAGTTCAGAAACTTTCAATTTACTCATGTCATGTCCTGATGCAATTTCCTTGTACATAGGCCAATACATATCTACTGCTTTTCAAAAAAGGAATCGTATTGACACAAACACTTGA
- the LOC118427517 gene encoding solute carrier family 10 member 6-like encodes MASLNQSLSSMAAESTDSPLSNLTQNSSGVATTASSPGLDMAMNVVFGTLAALILVAMGCAVDIDVMIQHVKRPYGIGVGVMSQFGVMPLVAFLLCLAFKLDPAHAMSVLVVGCCPGGSVSNVLAYLVDGDMSLSICMTTASTALAMGLMPLCLWLYSQPWTTPAFVIPYWKIAVTLVLIVVPVGLGVLLKYKSPKGALLFLKIGGFFGFFILIVAAVLGGLTYKNMWVGPPSIFIMAVVFPLIGYVFGYVIAWLFRMDSKCRKTVCIETGNQNIGLALSILKLTFPAEITGELLLFPLMYGVFQGIEAVIIITTYQIWKIKCRKPEENDEKEPDSDPTTLLLQKLMKRPN; translated from the exons ATGGCATCTTTGAACCAGTCTCTATCCAGTATGGCTGCAGAATCGACAGATTCGCCGTTGTCTAACTTGACTCAGAATTCCAGCGGTGTGGCGACGACGGCGAGCTCGCCAGGGTTggacatggccatgaacgtggtGTTCGGTACCCTGGCCGCCCTGATCCTGGTCGCCATGGGCTGTGCTGTCGACATTGACGTGATGATTCAACACGTCAAACGGCCGTACGGGATAGGAGTCGGCGTCATGTCGCAGTTCGGGGTCATGCCGCTAGTGGCGTTCTTGTTGTGTCTGGCCTTTAAG CTGGACCCAGCCCATGCCATGTCAGTGTTAGTGGTGGGGTGCTGTCCAGGCGGGAGTGTGTCTAACGTCCTGGCCTACCTCGTGGATGGAGATATGAGCCTAAG TATCTGCATGACGACGGCGTCCACGGCGCTCGCCATGGGCCTGATGCCGCTGTGCCTGTGGTTGTACAGCCAGCCGTGGACCACGCCCGCCTTCGTCATCCCGTACTGGAAGATAGccgtgaccttggtactgatagTCGTTCCCGTGGGCCTCGGGGTCTTGCTCAAGTACAAGTCGCCGAAAGGGGCGCTGCTGTTTTTGAAG ATTGGCGGATTCTTCGGCTTTTTCATCTTGATTGTTGCAGCGGTGCTTGGCGGATTGACTTACAAGAACATGTGGGTCGGTCCTCCGTCCATCTTCATCATGGCCGTCGTCTTCCCGCTGATTGGCTACGTGTTCGGTTACGTCATCGCCTGGCTGTTCCGGATGGACTCCAAGTGTCGGAAGACGGTCTGCATCGAAACTGGGAACCAGAATATCGGGCTAGCTTTATCCATCCTGAAGCTGACGTTTCCCGCGGAAATTACGGGTgaactgttgttgtttccccTGATGTACGGGGTTTTTCAGGGCATAGAGGCGGTCATTATCATCACGACTTACCAGATCTGGAAGATCAAGTGTAGAAAGCCTGAAGAAAACGACGAAAAGGAGCCAGACTCGGACCCGACAACGTTACTGTTACAGAAACTCATGAAACGTCCCAATTAA